Proteins co-encoded in one Actinomadura luteofluorescens genomic window:
- the rpoB gene encoding DNA-directed RNA polymerase subunit beta, with translation MAASRNASNTATGPNRVSFARIKEPLEVPDLLALQTNSFDWLLGNERWKARVEAAQKAGSKSVPTQSGLEEIFEEISPIEDFSGTMSLSFRDHRFEPPKYSVEECKDKDMTYSAPMFVTAEFINNTTGEIKSQTVFMGDFPLMTPKGTFIINGTERVVVSQLVRSPGVYFDRALDKASDKDIYGCRVIPSRGAWLEFEIDKRDNVGVRIDRKRKQPVTVLLKALGWDEARIRERFGSYESINVTLEKDHTSGQDDALLDIYRKLRPGEPPTRESAQTLLENLYFNPKRYDVAKVGRYKINKKLGLDLDMNQGTLTEDDVVATIEYLVRLHAGEEEATLGSVAVPIEVDDIDHFGNRRLRTVGELIQNQVRLGLARMERVVRERMTTQDVEAITPQTLINIRPVVASIKEFFGTSQLSQFMDQTNPLAGLTHKRRLSALGPGGLSRERAGMEVRDVHPSHYGRMCPIETPEGPNIGLIGSLAAFGRVNPFGFVETPYRRVTDGVVGEEIDYLTADEEDRYVIAQANSLLNDDGTFVESRVLVRRKGGEVELVPAREVQYMDVSARQMTSVATAMIPFLEHDDANRALMGSNMQRQSVPLLRSEAPLVGTGMEYRAATDAGDVITAEKAGVVEEVSADYVTVMNDDGTRTTYRVSKFKRSNQGTCFNQKPIVDEGQRVEVGQVIADGPCTDDGEMALGKNLLVAFMPWEGHNYEDAIILSQRLVQDDVLSSIHIEEHEVDARDTKLGPEEITRDIPNVSEEVLADLDERGIIRIGADVVPGDILVGKVTPKGETELTPEERLLRAIFGEKAREVRDTSLKVPHGEQGKVIGVRVFSRDDGDELPPGVNELVRVYVAQKRKITDGDKLAGRHGNKGVISKVLPVEDMPFLEDGTPVDIVLNPLGVPGRMNVGQVLETHLGWVASRGWKVEGDDAEWKQALKAIGADEAPAWTNTATPVFDGAREDDVTGLIESTLPNRDGQRMVGPGGKARMFDGRTGEPYKDPISVGYIYILKLLHLVDDKIHARSTGPYSMITQQPLGGKAQFGGQRFGEMEVWALEAYGAAYALQELLTIKSDDVLGRVKVYEAIVKGENIPEPGIPESFKVLIKEMQSLCLNVEVLSSDGMSIEMRDTDEDVFRAAEELGIDLSRRPNEGAMSVDEV, from the coding sequence TTGGCAGCCTCGCGCAACGCCTCGAATACCGCAACCGGTCCGAACCGCGTCTCCTTCGCGCGCATCAAGGAGCCGCTCGAAGTCCCGGACCTCCTTGCTCTGCAGACCAACTCGTTCGACTGGCTGCTGGGCAACGAGAGGTGGAAGGCCCGGGTCGAGGCGGCCCAGAAGGCCGGAAGTAAGAGCGTCCCGACGCAGTCGGGGCTGGAGGAGATCTTCGAAGAGATCAGTCCGATCGAGGACTTCTCCGGGACCATGTCCCTGTCGTTCCGGGATCACCGGTTCGAGCCGCCCAAGTACTCCGTGGAGGAGTGCAAGGACAAGGACATGACCTACTCCGCCCCGATGTTCGTCACGGCGGAGTTCATCAACAACACCACCGGTGAGATCAAGAGCCAGACGGTGTTCATGGGCGACTTCCCGCTCATGACCCCCAAGGGCACCTTCATCATCAACGGCACCGAGCGTGTCGTGGTCTCGCAGCTGGTGCGTTCGCCGGGGGTGTACTTCGACCGGGCGCTGGACAAGGCGTCGGACAAGGACATCTACGGGTGCCGGGTGATCCCGAGTCGGGGTGCCTGGCTGGAGTTCGAGATCGACAAGCGTGACAACGTGGGTGTGCGCATCGACCGCAAGCGCAAGCAGCCGGTGACGGTGCTGCTGAAGGCGCTGGGGTGGGACGAGGCGCGGATCCGGGAGCGGTTCGGCTCGTATGAGTCGATCAATGTGACGCTGGAGAAGGACCACACGTCCGGGCAGGATGACGCGCTGCTGGACATCTACCGCAAGCTGCGGCCGGGTGAGCCGCCGACGCGGGAGTCGGCCCAGACGCTGCTGGAGAACCTGTACTTCAATCCCAAGCGGTACGACGTGGCGAAGGTCGGCCGTTACAAGATCAACAAGAAGCTCGGTCTGGACCTGGACATGAACCAGGGGACGCTGACCGAGGACGACGTGGTCGCGACGATCGAGTACCTGGTGCGTCTGCACGCGGGTGAGGAGGAGGCGACCCTGGGCAGTGTGGCGGTGCCGATCGAGGTCGATGACATCGACCACTTCGGCAACCGGCGGCTGCGCACGGTGGGGGAGCTGATCCAGAACCAGGTGCGTCTGGGGCTGGCCCGCATGGAGCGGGTGGTCCGGGAGCGGATGACGACGCAGGACGTCGAGGCGATCACGCCGCAGACGTTGATCAATATCCGGCCGGTGGTGGCCTCCATCAAGGAGTTCTTCGGCACCAGCCAGCTGTCGCAGTTCATGGACCAGACCAACCCCCTGGCCGGCCTCACCCACAAGCGGCGCCTGTCCGCCCTGGGCCCCGGTGGTCTGTCGCGTGAGCGCGCGGGCATGGAGGTCCGTGACGTCCACCCGTCGCACTACGGGCGGATGTGCCCGATCGAGACGCCCGAAGGCCCCAACATCGGCCTCATCGGCTCGCTCGCCGCATTCGGCCGCGTCAACCCGTTCGGGTTCGTCGAGACCCCGTACCGGCGCGTCACCGACGGCGTCGTCGGCGAGGAGATCGACTACCTGACGGCCGACGAGGAGGACCGCTACGTCATCGCGCAGGCCAACTCCCTGCTGAACGACGACGGCACCTTCGTCGAGAGCCGCGTCCTCGTCCGCCGCAAGGGCGGCGAGGTCGAGCTGGTCCCCGCCCGCGAGGTCCAGTACATGGACGTCTCGGCGCGGCAGATGACCTCGGTCGCGACGGCGATGATCCCGTTCCTGGAGCACGACGACGCCAACCGTGCGCTGATGGGGTCGAACATGCAGCGGCAGTCGGTGCCGTTGCTGCGCAGTGAGGCGCCGCTGGTCGGGACGGGCATGGAGTACCGTGCCGCGACCGATGCCGGTGATGTGATCACGGCGGAGAAGGCGGGTGTGGTCGAGGAGGTCTCGGCCGACTACGTGACGGTGATGAACGACGACGGGACCCGGACGACGTACCGGGTGTCGAAGTTCAAGCGGTCCAACCAGGGCACGTGCTTCAACCAGAAGCCGATCGTGGACGAGGGTCAGCGCGTCGAGGTCGGTCAGGTGATCGCCGATGGGCCGTGCACCGATGACGGTGAGATGGCGCTGGGCAAGAACCTGCTGGTGGCGTTCATGCCGTGGGAGGGCCACAACTACGAAGACGCGATCATCCTGTCGCAGCGGCTGGTGCAGGACGACGTCCTTTCCTCGATCCACATCGAGGAGCACGAGGTCGACGCCCGTGACACCAAGCTGGGCCCCGAGGAGATCACCCGCGACATCCCGAACGTGTCCGAGGAGGTCCTGGCCGACCTGGACGAGCGGGGGATCATCCGGATCGGCGCCGACGTGGTGCCCGGTGACATCCTGGTCGGGAAGGTCACCCCGAAGGGGGAGACCGAGCTGACCCCGGAGGAGCGGCTGCTGCGGGCGATCTTCGGTGAGAAGGCGCGCGAGGTGCGCGACACCTCGCTGAAGGTGCCGCACGGCGAGCAGGGCAAGGTCATCGGCGTGCGGGTGTTCTCCCGCGACGACGGCGACGAGCTCCCGCCGGGGGTGAACGAGCTGGTCCGGGTGTACGTGGCGCAGAAGCGCAAGATCACCGACGGGGACAAGCTCGCGGGCCGGCACGGCAACAAGGGCGTCATCTCCAAGGTGCTGCCGGTGGAGGACATGCCGTTCCTGGAGGACGGCACCCCAGTCGACATCGTCCTGAACCCCCTGGGCGTGCCCGGCCGCATGAACGTCGGACAGGTCCTGGAGACCCACCTCGGCTGGGTCGCCTCCCGCGGCTGGAAGGTCGAGGGCGACGACGCCGAGTGGAAGCAGGCCCTCAAGGCCATCGGCGCCGACGAGGCTCCGGCCTGGACGAACACCGCGACGCCGGTGTTCGACGGCGCCCGCGAGGACGACGTCACCGGCCTGATCGAGAGCACGCTCCCGAACCGCGACGGCCAGCGCATGGTGGGCCCGGGCGGCAAGGCGCGGATGTTCGACGGCCGCACCGGCGAGCCCTACAAGGACCCGATCTCGGTCGGCTACATCTACATCCTCAAGCTGCTCCACCTGGTCGACGACAAGATCCACGCTCGTTCGACCGGCCCGTACTCCATGATCACCCAGCAGCCGCTCGGCGGTAAGGCCCAGTTCGGCGGCCAGCGCTTCGGTGAGATGGAGGTCTGGGCACTGGAGGCCTACGGCGCCGCCTACGCCCTCCAGGAGCTGCTGACCATCAAGTCCGACGACGTCCTCGGCCGCGTGAAGGTCTACGAGGCCATCGTCAAGGGCGAGAACATCCCCGAGCCCGGCATTCCCGAGTCCTTCAAGGTGCTCATCAAGGAGATGCAGTCGCTGTGCCTCAACGTCGAGGTGCTCTCCAGCGACGGCATGTCCATCGAGATGCGCGACACCGACGAGGACGTCTTCCGCGCCGCGGAGGAGCTCGGCATCGACCTCTCCCGTCGCCCGAACGAGGGCGCGATGAGCGTCGACGAGGTCTGA
- a CDS encoding DNA-directed RNA polymerase subunit beta', protein MLDVNFFDELRIGLATADDIRQWSHGEVKKPETINYRTLKPEKDGLFCEKIFGPTRDWECYCGKYKRVRFKGIICERCGVEVTRAKVRRERMGHIELAAPVTHIWYFKGVPSRLGYLLDLAPKDLEKIIYFAAYMITSVDAERRDRDLPTLEAHISVERQQIEQARDAQVEARQQKLEGDLAELEEAGAKADQKRKVRDGAEREMKQLRDRAQRELDRLDEVWSRFKNLKVQDLEGDELLYREMRDRFGKYFEGGMGAAAIQARLQNFDLDAEAEKLRDIIRTGKGQKKARALKRLKVVSAFLNTRNSPLGMVLDCIPVIPPDLRPMVQLDGGRFATSDLNDLYRRVINRNNRLKRLLDLGAPEIIVNNEKRMLQEAVDALFDNGRRGRPVTGPGNRPLKSLSDMLKGKQGRFRQNLLGKRVDYSGRSVIVVGPQLKLHQCGLPKQMALELFKPFVMKRLVDLNHAQNIKSAKRMVERARPVVWDVLEEVITEHPVLLNRAPTLHRLGIQAFEPQLVEGKAIQIHPLVCTAFNADFDGDQMAVHLPLSAEAQAEARILMLSTNNILKPSDGKPVTMPTQDMVIGLYWLTTQKDGAVGEGRAFGSIGEAIMAYDRHELDLQARIQIRLKDVPPPRGWKAPEGYEPGRPYRLETTLGRAMFNETLPDDFPFVDDEIGKKQLSAIVNELAETYPKVAVANALDALKSTGFHWATRSGVTIAIDDVITPPNKAEILGGYEARAEKVQREFNRGLITDDERKQELIEIWNKATADVAVDMEKAFPKANPIWMMIQSGARGNPLQLRQIAGMRGLVSNPKGETIPRPIKSSFREGLSVVEYFISTHGARKGLADTALRTADSGYLTRRLVDVAQDVIVREEDCGTDRTIPFEVADRLQDGTLVKLATSETSLVGRTIAEDVVVDGTVIFPADTDLSDAVVSRLVEAGVEKVRTRSALVCEAKIGVCAACYGRSLATGKRVDVGEAVGIIAAQSIGEPGTQLTMRTFHTGGVAGGDITHGLPRVQELFEARIPKGVAPISEVAGRVKIDETEKARKVVIVPDDGSDEIAYPVPMRSRLLVKEGESVGVGQQLIAGAINPHEVLRILGPRAVQLHLVQEVQEVYRSQGVSIHDKHIEIIVRQMLKRVNILESGDTDLLPGDLVERPIFEETNRNVVAEGGVPAAGRPVLMGITKASLATESWLSAASFQETTRVLTEAAMHAKSDPLLGLKENVIIGKLIPAGTGMPQYRNVRVEPTEEAKAAVYSVGSYDDGAEYAFGQGSGEAVPLEEYDFGQYNR, encoded by the coding sequence TTGCTTGACGTCAACTTCTTCGACGAGCTTCGCATCGGTCTGGCGACCGCCGACGACATCCGCCAGTGGTCGCACGGTGAGGTGAAGAAGCCGGAGACGATCAACTACCGGACCCTCAAGCCGGAGAAGGACGGGCTCTTCTGCGAGAAGATCTTCGGTCCTACCCGCGACTGGGAGTGCTACTGCGGTAAGTACAAGCGCGTCCGGTTCAAGGGCATCATCTGTGAGCGCTGCGGCGTCGAGGTGACCCGTGCCAAGGTGCGCCGTGAGCGGATGGGCCACATCGAGCTGGCGGCGCCCGTCACGCACATCTGGTACTTCAAGGGCGTCCCGTCCCGGCTCGGCTACCTGCTGGACCTGGCCCCGAAGGATCTCGAGAAGATCATCTACTTCGCGGCCTACATGATCACCAGCGTGGACGCCGAGCGGCGCGACCGCGACCTGCCGACGCTGGAGGCCCACATCTCCGTGGAGCGCCAGCAGATCGAGCAGGCCCGCGACGCGCAGGTCGAAGCCCGCCAGCAGAAGCTGGAGGGCGACCTGGCGGAGCTGGAGGAGGCCGGCGCGAAGGCCGACCAGAAGCGCAAGGTGCGCGACGGCGCCGAGCGGGAGATGAAGCAGCTGCGCGACCGCGCGCAGCGCGAACTCGACCGCCTCGACGAGGTCTGGAGCCGCTTCAAGAACCTCAAGGTCCAGGACCTCGAGGGCGACGAGCTGCTCTACCGCGAGATGCGCGACCGGTTCGGCAAGTACTTCGAGGGCGGCATGGGCGCCGCGGCCATCCAGGCGCGGCTGCAGAACTTCGACCTCGACGCCGAGGCCGAGAAGCTGCGCGACATCATCCGCACCGGCAAGGGCCAGAAGAAGGCCCGCGCCCTCAAGCGGCTGAAGGTCGTCTCGGCGTTCCTCAACACCCGCAACAGCCCGCTCGGCATGGTGCTGGACTGCATCCCGGTCATCCCGCCGGACCTGCGTCCCATGGTCCAGCTGGACGGCGGCCGGTTCGCCACGTCCGACCTGAACGACCTGTACCGCCGGGTGATCAACCGCAACAACCGGCTCAAGCGCCTGCTCGACCTCGGCGCTCCCGAGATCATCGTCAACAACGAGAAGCGGATGCTGCAGGAGGCCGTCGACGCGCTGTTCGACAACGGCCGCCGCGGCCGCCCGGTCACCGGGCCCGGCAACCGTCCGCTGAAGTCGCTGTCCGACATGCTCAAGGGCAAGCAGGGCCGGTTCCGGCAGAACCTGCTGGGCAAGCGCGTCGACTACTCCGGCCGTTCGGTCATCGTCGTCGGCCCGCAGCTGAAGCTGCACCAGTGCGGCCTGCCCAAGCAGATGGCGCTGGAGCTGTTCAAGCCGTTCGTCATGAAGCGGCTGGTCGACCTCAACCACGCGCAGAACATCAAGTCCGCCAAGCGGATGGTCGAGCGGGCCCGCCCGGTCGTGTGGGACGTGCTGGAAGAGGTCATCACCGAGCACCCGGTGCTGCTGAACCGGGCGCCGACCCTGCACCGGCTCGGCATCCAGGCGTTCGAGCCGCAGCTGGTCGAGGGCAAGGCCATCCAGATCCACCCGCTCGTCTGCACCGCGTTCAACGCGGACTTCGACGGCGACCAGATGGCGGTGCACCTGCCGCTGTCCGCCGAGGCGCAGGCCGAGGCGCGGATCCTGATGCTGTCGACCAACAACATCCTGAAGCCGTCGGACGGCAAGCCCGTCACCATGCCCACCCAGGACATGGTCATCGGCCTGTACTGGCTGACGACGCAGAAGGACGGGGCGGTGGGCGAGGGCCGCGCGTTCGGCTCGATCGGCGAGGCCATCATGGCCTACGACCGGCACGAGCTGGACCTGCAGGCCCGGATCCAGATCCGGCTCAAGGACGTCCCGCCGCCGCGCGGCTGGAAGGCGCCCGAGGGCTACGAGCCCGGCCGGCCCTACCGGCTGGAGACGACGCTCGGCCGCGCGATGTTCAACGAGACGCTGCCGGACGACTTCCCGTTCGTGGACGACGAGATCGGCAAGAAGCAGCTCTCGGCGATCGTCAACGAGCTGGCGGAGACCTACCCGAAGGTGGCCGTCGCCAACGCGCTGGACGCGCTGAAGAGCACCGGGTTCCACTGGGCGACCAGGTCCGGCGTCACGATCGCGATCGACGACGTCATCACGCCGCCCAACAAGGCGGAGATCCTGGGCGGCTACGAGGCGCGCGCCGAGAAGGTGCAGCGGGAGTTCAACCGCGGCCTGATCACCGACGACGAGCGCAAGCAGGAGCTCATCGAGATCTGGAACAAGGCCACCGCGGACGTCGCGGTGGACATGGAGAAGGCGTTCCCGAAGGCCAACCCGATCTGGATGATGATCCAGTCGGGCGCCCGCGGCAACCCGCTGCAGCTCCGCCAGATCGCCGGTATGCGCGGCCTGGTCTCCAACCCCAAGGGCGAGACCATCCCGCGTCCGATCAAGTCGTCCTTCCGCGAGGGCCTGTCGGTCGTCGAGTACTTCATCTCGACGCACGGCGCCCGCAAGGGCCTGGCCGACACCGCGCTGCGCACCGCCGACTCGGGTTACCTGACCCGGCGCCTGGTGGACGTCGCGCAGGACGTCATCGTCCGCGAGGAGGACTGCGGCACCGACCGCACGATCCCCTTCGAGGTCGCCGACCGCCTGCAGGACGGCACCCTGGTCAAGCTCGCCACCTCGGAGACGAGCCTGGTCGGCCGCACCATCGCCGAGGACGTCGTCGTCGACGGGACGGTCATCTTCCCCGCCGACACCGACCTGTCCGACGCGGTCGTGTCGCGCCTGGTCGAGGCGGGCGTGGAGAAGGTCCGCACCCGCAGCGCCCTGGTCTGCGAGGCCAAGATCGGTGTCTGCGCCGCCTGCTACGGCCGCTCGCTGGCCACCGGCAAGCGGGTGGACGTCGGTGAGGCCGTCGGCATCATCGCCGCGCAGTCCATCGGCGAGCCCGGCACGCAGCTGACGATGCGCACCTTCCACACCGGTGGTGTGGCGGGCGGCGACATCACGCACGGTCTGCCGCGTGTCCAGGAGCTGTTCGAGGCCCGCATCCCCAAGGGTGTGGCCCCGATCAGCGAGGTCGCCGGCCGCGTCAAGATCGACGAGACGGAGAAGGCCCGCAAGGTCGTCATCGTCCCGGACGACGGCTCCGACGAGATCGCCTACCCGGTGCCGATGCGGTCCCGCCTCCTGGTCAAGGAGGGCGAGTCCGTGGGCGTCGGCCAGCAGCTCATCGCGGGTGCGATCAACCCGCACGAGGTGCTGCGCATCCTCGGCCCGCGCGCCGTGCAGCTCCACCTCGTCCAGGAGGTGCAGGAGGTGTACCGGTCGCAGGGCGTGTCGATCCACGACAAGCACATCGAGATCATCGTTCGCCAGATGCTGAAGCGGGTGAACATCCTGGAGTCGGGCGACACCGACCTGCTCCCGGGTGATCTGGTCGAGCGTCCGATCTTCGAGGAGACGAACCGGAACGTCGTGGCCGAGGGCGGGGTCCCCGCCGCCGGCCGCCCCGTCCTGATGGGCATCACCAAGGCCTCGCTCGCGACCGAGTCGTGGCTGTCGGCGGCGTCCTTCCAGGAGACGACCCGGGTGCTCACCGAGGCCGCGATGCACGCCAAGAGCGACCCGCTGCTCGGCCTCAAGGAGAACGTCATCATCGGCAAGCTCATCCCGGCGGGTACCGGCATGCCGCAGTACCGCAACGTCCGGGTCGAGCCGACCGAGGAGGCGAAGGCGGCGGTGTACTCCGTCGGCTCCTACGATGACGGCGCCGAGTACGCCTTCGGGCAGGGCTCCGGCGAGGCCGTCCCGCTGGAGGAGTACGACTTCGGTCAGTACAACCGCTGA
- a CDS encoding serine hydrolase domain-containing protein, translating into MHSRSAVLLALLTLLLCVPPVPASATAGPYAEIDAYVRDRMRATHSPGLSYAVVGRDGPLHQRTWGTDGRGERVTPRTPFLWGSIAKPVTATAVMTLVQAGRLRLDDPVTDRLPGFRFGGPAHAAKVTIRHLLEQTAGIPASATSRVTDCHGSGCPGAAGRLGALDGVEPLGPPGTKYAYTSANYLVLTAVVESVTGRPFDRAH; encoded by the coding sequence ATGCACTCTCGATCCGCGGTCCTGCTCGCGCTGCTCACCCTCCTGCTCTGCGTCCCGCCGGTCCCCGCCTCCGCGACGGCCGGCCCGTATGCCGAGATCGACGCCTATGTCCGTGACCGGATGAGGGCCACGCACTCGCCCGGTCTCAGCTACGCGGTGGTCGGCCGCGACGGGCCGCTTCACCAACGGACCTGGGGGACGGACGGACGCGGCGAGCGCGTCACCCCGCGCACACCCTTCCTGTGGGGCTCCATCGCCAAGCCCGTCACGGCGACCGCCGTCATGACGCTCGTCCAGGCCGGGCGGCTGCGCCTGGACGACCCCGTCACCGACCGTCTGCCCGGTTTCCGGTTCGGCGGCCCGGCTCACGCCGCCAAGGTGACGATCCGCCACCTACTGGAGCAGACCGCCGGGATCCCCGCGTCGGCCACGTCCAGGGTCACCGACTGCCACGGTTCCGGCTGCCCCGGGGCCGCCGGACGTCTCGGCGCTTTGGACGGCGTCGAACCGCTGGGCCCTCCGGGCACGAAGTACGCCTACACCAGCGCGAACTACCTGGTCCTCACCGCCGTGGTCGAGTCGGTCACCGGGCGCCCCTTCGATAGAGCCCACTGA
- a CDS encoding TetR/AcrR family transcriptional regulator gives MPRTADHEQRRRQIALAVCALVSEQGIDAVTVARTAAAAGISVGLVQHYFRTKDDMLLHAFAHVSASIRGRVDARIRAGTEHRRPIARILAEAMAEFLPLDETRRTEFRVATAFAGRALDAPALAEVDVATARALRADIAQAVRNGKECGEVEPGLDPVPAAVRLAAVTEGLAMQVYRDPEVLNGVPTADLAASVIDAELAAVFTGECRQYLDR, from the coding sequence GTGCCGAGGACCGCCGACCACGAGCAGCGCCGCCGCCAGATCGCCCTGGCGGTCTGCGCGCTCGTCTCCGAGCAGGGGATCGACGCCGTCACCGTCGCCCGCACGGCCGCCGCCGCGGGTATCTCGGTCGGGCTCGTGCAGCACTACTTCCGCACCAAGGACGACATGCTGCTGCACGCGTTCGCCCACGTCAGCGCGTCCATTCGCGGCCGGGTCGACGCGCGGATCCGGGCCGGGACCGAGCACCGCAGGCCCATCGCCCGGATCCTCGCCGAGGCGATGGCCGAGTTCCTGCCCCTGGACGAGACGCGCCGGACCGAGTTCCGGGTCGCCACGGCGTTCGCCGGGCGGGCCCTCGACGCCCCGGCCCTCGCCGAGGTCGACGTCGCGACCGCCCGCGCCCTGCGGGCCGACATCGCCCAGGCCGTCCGCAACGGCAAGGAGTGCGGGGAGGTCGAGCCCGGCCTGGACCCGGTGCCCGCCGCCGTCCGGCTCGCCGCCGTCACGGAAGGACTCGCGATGCAGGTCTACCGAGACCCGGAGGTGCTGAACGGCGTCCCCACCGCGGACCTCGCGGCCTCGGTCATCGACGCCGAACTGGCCGCCGTCTTCACCGGCGAGTGCCGCCAGTACCTGGATCGCTGA
- a CDS encoding NADP-dependent oxidoreductase: MKAVRFHEYGGIDVLRVEEVERPVPGPGQVLVEVRAAGIQPGEAHIREGGLHRRWPAAFPSGQGTDLAGVVVELGPEVRGFAVGDEVLGFTHDRASHAEFVAVDDVRLTPRPAGLSWDVAGSLQVAGATAWACVFAVDLGPSDTVVVSGAAGGVGSLAVQLARRHGATVIGLASEPNHAWLKEHGVIPVEYGDGVADRIREASGGTVDAFIDTFGTGYVDLAVELGVRPQRINTIRDWGTAAKVGAQTAGESTASCAAVLGELARLVARGELEVTIARAYPLAQVQDAFRELEQRHTHGKIVLRP; this comes from the coding sequence ATGAAGGCGGTGCGGTTCCACGAGTACGGCGGGATCGATGTCCTGCGGGTGGAGGAGGTGGAGCGGCCGGTGCCCGGCCCCGGGCAGGTGCTGGTGGAGGTTCGCGCGGCGGGGATCCAGCCCGGCGAGGCGCACATCCGGGAGGGCGGGCTGCACAGGCGCTGGCCGGCGGCGTTCCCCTCCGGGCAGGGCACCGACCTGGCCGGTGTCGTGGTCGAGCTCGGCCCGGAAGTGCGCGGCTTCGCGGTGGGGGACGAGGTCCTCGGCTTCACCCATGACAGGGCGAGCCACGCGGAGTTCGTCGCGGTCGACGACGTCCGGCTGACGCCGCGCCCGGCAGGGCTTTCCTGGGACGTGGCCGGGTCGCTGCAGGTGGCGGGCGCGACCGCCTGGGCCTGCGTGTTCGCGGTCGACCTCGGACCGTCCGACACGGTCGTGGTCTCCGGCGCCGCGGGCGGTGTCGGGTCCCTCGCCGTGCAGCTCGCGCGGCGCCACGGCGCCACGGTGATCGGGCTGGCGAGCGAACCGAACCACGCCTGGCTGAAGGAGCACGGCGTCATCCCGGTCGAGTACGGGGACGGCGTGGCCGACCGGATCAGGGAGGCGTCCGGCGGGACCGTCGACGCGTTCATCGACACGTTCGGCACCGGCTACGTCGACCTGGCGGTGGAGCTGGGAGTGCGGCCCCAGCGGATCAACACGATCCGCGACTGGGGGACCGCGGCCAAGGTCGGCGCCCAGACCGCCGGGGAGAGCACGGCGTCGTGCGCGGCCGTCCTCGGCGAGCTGGCCCGCCTCGTCGCGCGCGGGGAGCTGGAAGTGACGATCGCCCGCGCCTACCCGCTGGCCCAGGTGCAGGACGCCTTCCGCGAACTGGAACAGCGCCACACCCACGGCAAGATCGTCCTCCGGCCCTGA
- a CDS encoding ATP-binding protein: MAPTAVAPEVPTLVLEPSGRAPALARRFVGAWFRAWEIADDSDARVVVSELVTNALLHGEGPIVVRLFRDEGDGRPVIEVWDGGTGRPAVQPEDHTATGGRGLHLVSQLAVEWGTRPLLEGGKVTWARC; the protein is encoded by the coding sequence ATGGCTCCGACGGCTGTGGCTCCTGAGGTGCCGACGCTCGTCCTCGAACCGTCCGGCCGGGCGCCGGCGCTCGCGCGGCGGTTCGTCGGCGCGTGGTTTCGGGCGTGGGAGATCGCGGACGACTCGGACGCGCGGGTCGTCGTGTCCGAGCTCGTCACGAACGCGCTGCTGCATGGGGAGGGGCCGATCGTCGTCCGGCTGTTCCGGGACGAGGGTGACGGGCGGCCTGTGATCGAGGTGTGGGACGGCGGGACGGGGCGGCCGGCTGTCCAGCCGGAAGACCACACGGCGACGGGCGGGCGGGGGCTGCACCTGGTGTCGCAACTGGCCGTCGAGTGGGGAACGCGGCCGCTGCTGGAAGGAGGAAAGGTCACGTGGGCGAGGTGTTGA
- a CDS encoding helix-turn-helix domain-containing protein, giving the protein MARKPRRDLQTVSPTLIAYGNQVRYYRERMGLSQDRLGDRFPVSGSYIGQIEVGKTRCTSDFAQQLDEIVSAQGCLIRLWKDLVQDAAYPTWFDWPPIERDAMMLQAFELSVVHGLLQTPKYAMALLDDEAAVSARMARQNILARENPSPPMLSVMLDENILTRDVGGSEVMREQLEQLILLQARRCIIQVVPAEVHDGLSGSFILATMADRSEVAYVETALRGMTMAGAGDVARLSEALVSLRASAYSVKESVELIRKVVEEKWT; this is encoded by the coding sequence ATGGCCCGCAAGCCCCGCCGGGATCTTCAAACCGTCAGCCCCACGCTCATCGCCTACGGCAATCAGGTGCGCTATTACAGGGAGCGCATGGGTCTCAGCCAGGATCGACTGGGGGATCGATTCCCGGTCAGTGGCTCCTACATCGGCCAGATCGAAGTCGGCAAGACCCGCTGCACCTCCGACTTCGCTCAGCAACTCGACGAGATCGTCAGTGCTCAGGGCTGCCTCATTCGGCTCTGGAAGGACCTTGTCCAAGACGCCGCCTACCCCACCTGGTTCGACTGGCCCCCCATTGAGCGCGACGCCATGATGCTCCAAGCATTCGAGCTCTCGGTGGTGCACGGTCTGCTGCAGACCCCCAAGTACGCCATGGCACTTCTGGACGACGAAGCCGCCGTCTCCGCTCGCATGGCGCGCCAAAATATTCTTGCGAGGGAGAATCCATCTCCCCCGATGCTTTCGGTCATGCTGGATGAGAACATCCTCACTCGTGACGTGGGCGGCTCGGAGGTGATGAGAGAGCAACTCGAACAGCTGATCCTTCTTCAGGCAAGGCGGTGCATTATTCAGGTGGTACCGGCCGAGGTTCACGACGGTCTATCCGGCTCGTTCATTCTCGCGACAATGGCCGACCGCAGTGAGGTAGCGTACGTGGAGACCGCTCTGCGCGGGATGACGATGGCTGGTGCAGGGGATGTCGCGAGGCTGTCCGAGGCTCTGGTCTCCCTCCGTGCCAGCGCTTACTCGGTGAAAGAGTCCGTAGAGTTGATTCGTAAGGTGGTTGAGGAGAAATGGACCTGA